One Methanolobus sp. WCC4 DNA segment encodes these proteins:
- a CDS encoding tyrosine-type recombinase/integrase, producing MVVESQKDNNLPEEAQKKAKRKQLERYVHPTPAQLENVLDYFFKNKRPPSRSAWNENLLRWAERADLDPLGMSSKTTRKSIESWMITADIPLNVICLRQGHDSLTSMMHYQSLPFTVLCPFLSINKFPIQIVF from the coding sequence ATGGTGGTGGAAAGTCAGAAGGACAATAATCTTCCAGAGGAAGCTCAGAAGAAAGCTAAGAGGAAGCAACTTGAGAGATATGTGCATCCTACTCCTGCACAGCTGGAGAATGTCCTGGACTATTTTTTTAAGAATAAAAGGCCACCTTCACGATCTGCCTGGAACGAGAACCTTTTGAGATGGGCTGAGAGAGCTGACCTAGACCCATTGGGGATGAGTAGTAAGACCACCAGGAAAAGTATAGAATCCTGGATGATTACTGCAGATATTCCTCTTAATGTGATTTGTCTTCGCCAGGGACATGATAGTTTGACTTCAATGATGCATTACCAAAGCCTGCCTTTCACGGTATTGTGCCCATTTTTGTCTATTAACAAATTTCCAATTCAAATTGTTTTTTAG